CGAGCGCGTCTTTGTTCACGACGACGCGCTGACCGATCTTCAGCTGGCCGACGGCACCGTCCTGACGACCACCGAGGACCATCCCTACTGGTCGGTCGACGACCAGAGGTTCGAAAGGGCCGACCAGCTCGCCCCCGGCGAGCGAGTTCTGGGTGCGGATGGACGGACTGTGAAGGTCTCCGGGCTCCGGCTTGCAACTACCCGAGACGGCCTCGCGTTCAATCTTTCGGTCGAGGGCATCCACACCTACCACGTCGGCGCTGATGCGGTCTTGGTGCACAACGACTGTGGCTTGCTGCTGTCTAAGACCCAGGGTGCTCGGATGACGACGCCGCAGGCGACGGAGTTGGCCAAGTGGCTGGGGTATACCCGAGTCAAGGGTGAGTCGAGCCATGGCCAAGCGATCTACACCAACGGCAAGAACTTCATCAGTCCTGATGTCGATGGGCACTCGCAAGGCGTGTGGAAGATGGCACGAACTTTGGATGGCTTCGGTCCGAGTGAGCGTCTCGGAACCTACGACTTCTTGCTGCAGCGGTTTGCGAAATGACCGACGAGTATTGGTCGCTGGACGTTCCGGGCCTCACCCGTGAGCAGGCGATGCGCTTCCAGGAGGCCATGCTTCCGGATTCGCCGCTTGGCGTCTTGCTGCTCGATCCAGCCCGGGTGATGGTGCGGGGGTTTGATCGTCCCACTGTCGAGTTGATGGCGAAGTGCCTTGAAGCCGGCCTTGCCACGTTGGATCTGTCGCACTTGGATCGCGCGGGCGCAATGAGCATGCTTGAGGACTGCCGAGCTTGGCTGGAGCAGCCCAAGACCTGAATCAGCTGGCTTGGCCGCTGAAGGCTTGGCGGGCGTGGTGGCGGAGAAGTGCGCCTTCGATGAAGGCGGCGACGTGTTCTTGTTCGTCGGGGGTGAACTGGTCGACGGCTTCGAGCTTGAGCCGCAGTGACTGGCTTTGGGGGCCGCGTTCGTCGTCGTCGAAGAGGAGCGAGTCCGCGCTGACGTTGAGGGCGAGCGCGAGGGCGCGGAGGACGTCGAGGGTGGGTTGGCTGGTGCCGGCCTCGTATCGGCGGATCTGGGTGACGTGGGCGCCGGATCGGTCGGCGAGCTGCTGCTGGGTGAGCGACCCGGCCTTGCGCGCGGCGGCGAGGCGGGCGGCGAAGTTGGTGTCGGTCACGGGGCCGAGGTGAGCGTGCAGCGACTGGTGGAGGGGGCTGCGGCGTCGAGCTCCGGGCGCAGGGCAAGGACCTGGTCGGCTGTTGCCCGTTCCACGACGACGACTCCCCGAGCCTGGTGGTGACCCCGGGCAAGAACCTGTGGCACTGCCTGGGGGCGTGCGGCCGCGGGGGTGGGCCGATCGACTGGGTGATGACCCGCTCAAGGGGTCTCGTTCCGGCATGCGGTGGAGCTGCTGCGGGAGTCGTCCCCGGCGCTGGCGTCGTTGGCGCAACCTGGGCCACGGTCCGCAGCGCTGGGACCGGTGTCGCGGTCGAAGTCGGCGAAGCTGCCGTCGCTGGTTGAGCCTGATGCTGGCGACGCCGAGCTGCTGGGGATGGTGGTTGGGCACTACGCGGAGGCGTTGGCCGGGCACAGCGACGCCCTGGCGTTCCTGGCCCGGCGGCGGATCGATGACCCCGAGGCGATCGAGGCGTTCCGGATCGGGTTCGGTGATCGGACGCTTGGCTACCGGATCCCGCACTCCCGCACCGCCGATGGGGCGCGAGTCCGTGGCAGGCTGCGGGACCTGGGCGTGATCAAGACCAGCGGGCACGAGCACTTCCGAGGCTGCCTAACCTTCCCGATCCTCGACGCCGCTGGCCAGGTCGGCGAGGTCTATGGCCGCCGACTGGACCCGCACGCCACCCCGCAGCACCTCTACCTGCCCGGCCCGCACCGCGGGGTCTGGAACCCGGCCGGGTTTGAGGCCGAGGAGCTGATCATCTGTGAGTCGATCATCGACGCGCTCACGCTCTGGTGCGCGGGGTTCCGTCACGTCACCGCTGCCTATGGGGTCTACGGCTGGACCCCCGACCACCAACAAGCGCTGGTCGAGCACGGCATCAAGCGAACTCTCATCGCGTTCGACGGTGACGACGCCGGCGACCGCGGCGCCAAAGCTCTTGCGGCTGAACTGACGGACGCGGGTGTCGAGGTGTTCCGGGTCGAGCTCCCCAGGGGCAGCGACGTGAACGACGTCGCGGTCGAGGCGAAGAACGCTCAGGAGGCGCTCGGCCGCTACCTGCGCAAGGCCGCGTGGATGGGCGGCGCCCAGAATGGTCGGCCGTCGTCGCCCCGGGTCGAGGTTGAGTCGGTTCGGGTGGTGCCGCCGGGGTTGGACTCGCCCGCCCATACCGTCGAGCCGGTCGAACCGGCGCCGGTCGTCGCACCGGATGAGCCTGATGAGTCCGAGGGCTCGGTTGATCCGTCGCAGGTGGTGGGTCGTGAGCTGTTGGTGGAGTTCGCCGAACGCAGGTGGCGGGTGCGCGGCCTGGACAAGGTCACCAGCTTCGACGTGCTGCGGGTCAACCTCCTGGTCACCGTGAGCGGACAGGCCGACGGGCCGTCCCCATCGTCGGGGTCGGGGTTCCACGTCGACACCCTGGACTTGTATTCGGCCAGGGCACGCGCGGCGTTCGTCGTGGCCGCGCGGCGGGTGAGCTGCGGCTGGCGCCGGAGGTGGTGAAGGCGTGGAGGAGTGGGAGTTCGACACCAGGCTGGGCGTCATGCCTGATGAGGCCAGGGCGCTGCGCGATCGGATCAACGACGTCCTGCGAGCGGCCTTCCGCGCCGAGTAGCGATCAGCTGGTGTGTGCGAGCCGGCGGGTTTGGTGGCGCAGGAGGATGGACTCGATGAGGTTAATGGTGGACTTCCTACATCTCGCCACATTCGGTCGTTTTCGGTTGGCCGGCATCCGCGTCCGACGAGGACGCCGCGACACGCGGAACGACACCAACCGAAACTCTCAACCGAAACCATTTCGTACCGGAACCGGGCGACTACCGTTTTCGGCATGACCCTGCAGGTTCGTGCAGTGCACACTCCTGACCCGGCGCGAGCCTTCCACTGCGCGGTCTAGACCGGTTTGGTGGAGGGGCAAGGAGCAATCCGTACCCAACCGGAAGAAGAGAAACCATGCTGAAGAGCAGGATCAGTCGGATCACCACGGCGGCCCTGGCGTCGGCCGCCCTCGCCGCCTCGATGGCCCCGGCCGCCACCGCTGCCACCGCGCAGGACAACGTGCCGAGCTTCGAGGAGTTCCGGGCTTCCACCCTGCGTGACGTGGGCGGCCAGTACGTCGTGAACGGTGACGAGACCATCCCGACCATGAAGGCCCTGCGCGCCTACTACGACACGATGGTCGGCTCCAGCGACTCCAACAGCGGCAACACCTCGCTCGTCGTCAACACCGTCGGCGGTGCCGACGACAAGTGGTCGGCCACCGCGGCCCGCAACCTCACGTACTGCGTGAGCAACAACTTCGGCGCCGACAAGGCCGCCGTGGTGTCGGCGATGCAGTCCGGTGCCGCACAGTGGGAGGCCGCCTCGAGCGGGGTGAACTTCATCTACGTGAGCAGCGCCGACTCCAGCTGCACGGTGTCCAACAGCTCGGTGGTGTTCTCGGTCGAGCCGACGAGCACGACGTCCTACATCGCGCGCGCCTTCTTCCCGAGCAGCCCCGACAGCCAGCGCAACGTGCTGGTCAACGCGTACTCGCTGCAGAACTCGGGCTCCTGGACGCCCTCGAACATCCTGGCCCACGAGCTCGGCCACACGCTGGGCTTCCGCCACGAGCACACCCGGCCCGAGGCCGGCACCTGCTTCGAGGACAACAACTGGCGTCCGCTGACGCCCTACGACTCCTCCTCGATCATGCACTACCCGCAGTGCAACGGCTCGTCGAGCGACCTCTCGATGACCGCCACCGACCGGGCGGGCGTGGCGTCGCTCTACGGTTCCTGACGCACCACGCATGACGAGGGCCCGGCCGCTGCGGCCGGGCCCTCCTCGCGTTTCGCCGGGCGGGTGCGCGCCGCCGTAGACTCCCCGCCCGTGGCTCTCACCATCGGCATCGTCGGACTCCCCAACGCGGGCAAGTCGACGCTCTTCAACGCACTGACCAAGAACGACGTCCTCGCGGCGAACTACCCGTTCGCCACGATCGAGCCCAACGTGGGCGTCGTCGGGGTGCCGGACGAGCGCCTCGCCCGGCTGGCCGAGGTGTTCGA
This genomic interval from Nocardioides palaemonis contains the following:
- a CDS encoding helix-turn-helix domain-containing protein; protein product: MTDTNFAARLAAARKAGSLTQQQLADRSGAHVTQIRRYEAGTSQPTLDVLRALALALNVSADSLLFDDDERGPQSQSLRLKLEAVDQFTPDEQEHVAAFIEGALLRHHARQAFSGQAS
- a CDS encoding toprim domain-containing protein; the protein is MSRSKSAKLPSLVEPDAGDAELLGMVVGHYAEALAGHSDALAFLARRRIDDPEAIEAFRIGFGDRTLGYRIPHSRTADGARVRGRLRDLGVIKTSGHEHFRGCLTFPILDAAGQVGEVYGRRLDPHATPQHLYLPGPHRGVWNPAGFEAEELIICESIIDALTLWCAGFRHVTAAYGVYGWTPDHQQALVEHGIKRTLIAFDGDDAGDRGAKALAAELTDAGVEVFRVELPRGSDVNDVAVEAKNAQEALGRYLRKAAWMGGAQNGRPSSPRVEVESVRVVPPGLDSPAHTVEPVEPAPVVAPDEPDESEGSVDPSQVVGRELLVEFAERRWRVRGLDKVTSFDVLRVNLLVTVSGQADGPSPSSGSGFHVDTLDLYSARARAAFVVAARRVSCGWRRRW
- a CDS encoding M57 family metalloprotease; this translates as MLKSRISRITTAALASAALAASMAPAATAATAQDNVPSFEEFRASTLRDVGGQYVVNGDETIPTMKALRAYYDTMVGSSDSNSGNTSLVVNTVGGADDKWSATAARNLTYCVSNNFGADKAAVVSAMQSGAAQWEAASSGVNFIYVSSADSSCTVSNSSVVFSVEPTSTTSYIARAFFPSSPDSQRNVLVNAYSLQNSGSWTPSNILAHELGHTLGFRHEHTRPEAGTCFEDNNWRPLTPYDSSSIMHYPQCNGSSSDLSMTATDRAGVASLYGS